In Patulibacter sp. SYSU D01012, a single window of DNA contains:
- the gltX gene encoding glutamate--tRNA ligase, whose product MRVRFAPSPTGKLHVGGARAALYNWLLARGSGGQFLLRIEDTDRERSTPENVEQILDALRWLGLDWDGEIDFQTQHEERHRAVVQQLLDEDKAYRSNATADDVKAYKAEHGADKGFRGFDHPTRSTDDTGAVRLRVPEGETVVRDLVRGDTTFRNVHMDDPVIARGDGSPLYNLAVAIDDHDAGITHVVRGEDHLSNTPKQLLVYAALGAEAPLFAHLPLLHGPDGKKLSKRHGAASVQELRAAGYLPDAVINYLALLGWGDEDDETEIPREELVKRFDIERVSKNPARFDEQKLRWLNGRYLRGQGVDALTATIKAHLEETGHGHMVAGRDDLLRIAVEISQEKISTVDDFWPLAGFLFTGPVDDVKAQEKWLDAPHLEHLAAVRDTLAGVEPFSVEAVDGALRALVGERGAKAKDVFQPLRVALAGTAISPGVFESAAALGRDETLRRVDAALGR is encoded by the coding sequence ATGCGCGTACGTTTCGCCCCGTCGCCGACGGGCAAGCTCCACGTCGGTGGGGCCCGGGCCGCCCTCTACAACTGGCTGCTCGCCCGCGGGTCCGGCGGCCAGTTCCTGCTGCGGATCGAGGACACCGACCGCGAGCGGTCGACGCCCGAGAACGTCGAGCAGATCCTCGACGCGCTGCGCTGGCTCGGCCTGGACTGGGACGGCGAGATCGACTTCCAGACGCAGCACGAGGAGCGCCACCGCGCCGTCGTGCAGCAGCTGCTGGACGAGGACAAGGCGTACCGCTCGAACGCCACCGCCGACGACGTGAAGGCGTACAAGGCCGAGCACGGGGCCGACAAGGGCTTCCGCGGGTTCGACCACCCGACGCGCTCGACGGACGACACGGGCGCCGTGCGCCTGCGCGTGCCCGAGGGCGAGACGGTCGTCCGCGACCTCGTCCGCGGCGACACGACGTTCCGCAACGTCCACATGGACGACCCGGTCATCGCCCGCGGCGACGGCAGCCCGCTCTACAACCTGGCGGTCGCCATCGACGACCACGACGCCGGCATCACGCACGTCGTGCGCGGCGAGGACCACCTGTCCAACACGCCGAAGCAGCTGCTCGTCTACGCCGCGCTCGGCGCTGAGGCCCCGCTCTTCGCGCACCTGCCGCTGCTGCACGGCCCCGACGGCAAGAAGCTGTCCAAGCGCCACGGCGCCGCGTCCGTCCAGGAGCTGCGCGCCGCCGGCTACCTGCCCGACGCCGTCATCAACTACCTGGCGCTGCTCGGCTGGGGCGACGAGGACGACGAGACCGAGATCCCCCGCGAGGAGCTCGTGAAGCGCTTCGACATCGAGCGCGTGTCGAAGAACCCGGCCCGCTTCGACGAGCAGAAGCTGCGCTGGCTCAACGGCCGCTACCTCCGCGGGCAGGGCGTCGACGCGCTGACGGCGACGATCAAGGCCCACCTGGAGGAGACGGGCCACGGCCACATGGTCGCCGGTCGCGACGACCTGCTGCGGATCGCGGTCGAGATCTCGCAGGAGAAGATCAGCACCGTCGACGACTTCTGGCCGCTCGCGGGCTTCCTCTTCACGGGTCCCGTCGACGACGTGAAGGCGCAGGAGAAGTGGCTCGACGCGCCGCACCTCGAGCACCTGGCCGCCGTGCGCGACACGCTCGCCGGCGTCGAGCCGTTCTCCGTCGAGGCCGTCGACGGCGCGCTGCGGGCGCTCGTCGGCGAGCGCGGCGCGAAGGCGAAGGACGTCTTCCAGCCCCTGCGCGTCGCGCTCGCGGGGACCGCGATCTCGCCCGGGGTGTTCGAGTCCGCGGCGGCGCTCGGCCGCGACGAGACGCTGCGCCGCGTCGACGCCGCGCTGGGCCGCTAG
- a CDS encoding VanZ family protein: MPGTGPRAPRRPGPAGAGLPRPLRLLPPLALMAVIWALSAQHHLATDLGWIDTVLRKGAHMTEYAVLTLLWTWALLDRRPQRGAVRGARAVVAATAIAIAWAAIDELHQSTVSGRVGSPWDVAIDAAGVGVAVLLWRAWTVRPTRGRAG, from the coding sequence ATGCCAGGCACCGGACCGCGCGCCCCGCGGCGGCCAGGGCCCGCCGGCGCGGGCCTCCCCCGTCCCCTGCGGCTGCTGCCGCCGCTCGCCCTGATGGCCGTGATCTGGGCGCTCAGCGCGCAGCACCACCTGGCCACCGACCTGGGGTGGATCGACACCGTCCTGCGCAAGGGCGCGCACATGACCGAGTACGCGGTGCTCACGCTGCTGTGGACGTGGGCGCTGCTCGATCGCCGCCCGCAGCGGGGCGCGGTGCGCGGCGCCCGCGCGGTGGTGGCGGCGACGGCGATCGCGATCGCCTGGGCGGCGATCGACGAGCTGCACCAGTCGACCGTCAGCGGCCGGGTCGGCTCGCCGTGGGACGTCGCCATCGACGCCGCGGGCGTGGGAGTGGCGGTGCTGCTGTGGCGCGCGTGGACCGTCCGGCCCACGCGCGGCCGGGCGGGCTAG
- a CDS encoding HDOD domain-containing protein, with amino-acid sequence MPTRPNEQHGRRLTAAFEALEGFPALAESQTRLLAALDADPVDPSAIVAALESDLGLGLGVLRVANRLDTGSAGRISSIAAAVEVVTPPSLRVLAERTRTVDYFDRAGSWGREADSHRRHVAAVQSAIHRIAALVDDVDVDMLCAAALLHDVGKLVLLHAHAGYPDRVLVRDATPEERIIAERRELGVDHALVGGVLVRRWGLPRDLARLVERHHAEDLDRDVAILRLADLLAHHAHGDEISPQVLMRVSRAIGIDASPLRALLYDQAVPMVRRSRSALPCPLSGREMEVLRRLATGRVYKQIAGELGLSTSTVRTHLHNIYGKLGAVDRAQAVLIAVERGWL; translated from the coding sequence GTGCCCACGCGGCCCAACGAGCAGCACGGCCGCCGGCTGACCGCGGCGTTCGAGGCGCTCGAGGGCTTCCCGGCGCTCGCGGAGTCGCAGACCCGCCTGCTCGCCGCCCTGGACGCCGACCCGGTCGATCCCTCCGCGATCGTCGCCGCGCTCGAGAGCGACCTGGGCCTGGGCCTGGGCGTGCTGCGCGTCGCCAACCGCCTCGACACCGGCTCGGCCGGCCGCATCTCCTCGATCGCCGCCGCCGTCGAGGTCGTCACGCCGCCGTCGCTGCGCGTCCTGGCCGAGCGCACCCGCACCGTCGACTACTTCGACCGCGCCGGCTCGTGGGGCCGCGAGGCCGACTCCCACCGCCGCCACGTCGCCGCCGTCCAGTCCGCGATCCACCGCATCGCGGCGCTCGTCGACGACGTCGACGTCGACATGCTCTGCGCCGCCGCGCTGCTGCACGACGTCGGCAAGCTCGTCCTGCTCCACGCCCACGCCGGCTACCCGGACCGCGTGCTCGTGCGCGACGCGACGCCCGAGGAGCGGATCATCGCCGAGCGCCGCGAGCTCGGCGTCGACCACGCCCTCGTCGGCGGCGTGCTCGTCCGCCGCTGGGGCCTGCCGCGCGACCTGGCACGGCTCGTCGAGCGCCACCACGCCGAGGACCTGGACCGCGACGTCGCGATCCTGCGCCTGGCCGACCTGCTCGCCCACCACGCGCACGGCGACGAGATCTCCCCGCAGGTCCTCATGCGCGTCTCCCGCGCCATCGGGATCGACGCCTCGCCGCTGCGCGCCCTGCTCTACGACCAGGCCGTGCCGATGGTTCGGCGCTCGCGCAGCGCCCTGCCGTGCCCGCTGTCGGGGCGCGAGATGGAGGTCCTGCGTCGCCTGGCGACCGGCCGCGTCTACAAGCAGATCGCCGGCGAGCTGGGGCTCTCGACCAGCACGGTCCGCACCCACCTGCACAACATCTACGGCAAGCTCGGCGCCGTCGACCGCGCCCAGGCGGTCCTGATCGCCGTCGAGCGCGGCTGGCTCTAG
- a CDS encoding Rrf2 family transcriptional regulator, translated as MLSITAKSPYAVQALTELGRAGGVTTPVPVAELARRRDIPGQFLEQLFATLRRAGLLRSQRGVHGGYVLTRDAREITVLEVVEMLDGPLGQDASGVFAEAAAAVREVLGGTTIQDVIDREAREQGQTMYWI; from the coding sequence ATGCTCTCGATCACCGCCAAGTCCCCGTACGCCGTGCAGGCCCTGACCGAGCTCGGTCGGGCCGGGGGCGTGACGACGCCGGTGCCCGTGGCCGAGCTCGCCCGGCGCCGCGACATCCCCGGGCAGTTCCTCGAGCAGCTCTTCGCGACGCTCCGTCGGGCCGGGCTGCTGCGCTCGCAGCGCGGCGTCCACGGCGGCTACGTCCTGACGCGGGACGCGCGCGAGATCACCGTGCTCGAGGTCGTCGAGATGCTCGACGGGCCGCTCGGCCAGGACGCCAGCGGCGTGTTCGCCGAGGCGGCCGCGGCGGTGCGCGAGGTGCTCGGCGGGACGACCATCCAGGACGTCATCGACCGCGAGGCCCGTGAGCAGGGCCAGACGATGTACTGGATCTGA